A region from the Deltaproteobacteria bacterium genome encodes:
- a CDS encoding sugar nucleotide-binding protein encodes MSLDLERAFAGHEILITGVTGFLGKVALTMLLDRYPDVGRIYVLVRPRAGGTAEDRFFGKVAGTQPFRPLRERHGDGFEAFLRKKCVALAGDVTDSMLGLSEEQVKELTAKLACVINSAGLVTFNPSLELAVRVNTEGARNAAELCKRTGATLVHISTCFVAGTRRGPVFEDEPLIGSYPKAHDLDEAARVPFVVDAELKDVDAVVARLRAQADDGTLAAQFRAAAVQRLEEEGRDPADQKALGLASGRERKLWLAQQLVQAGMERARAWGWPNTYTYTKAMGEQAIAASGCQYALVRPAIVESALRFPFPGWNEGFTTSAPLVFMGLKGQRVFPAGHKLVLDLIPVDLVAAGILGVAGAACAGRLQQRVFQLASGDVNPFYVRRSVELVALYKRRKMDERVAEGKRSAFENWIDTFLEPYPASKELYFASSAPLFRAAAKGLRKLIAERGASWGAPRTTALLARADQALEGVDRQLAALEMTWDLFLPFVAGERFIFQCKHTRQLWAQLSEDDRAKLPWDPEAIDWRRYWMEVHMRGLEEWVFPGLEEETKALKREVSQPKDLLALLAAARHAFGPRVALRFYAGEDSASELARTRDDHITYDELARFSDRAGRALQSAGIKAGDRVLLMSENRPEWAMGYFGILKAGAAAAPLDQGLSAQEVQNCAAAAKAPLLLASPKVVERLRALPGLRTLTLPDVLRGSDEAGLPPLRRSAAADDVASVLFTSGTTGKPKGVVLTHRNFASLAAKIAGLFDLRVGEGVLSVLPLHHTFEFSCGLLVPLMLGAEITYLDELTADRLSDALNTGRIHALIGVPALWQLLHRRLTQELASRPRAVEAAIQAAMALHGELRNRTPFNVGKLLFWPIHNRFGGKLRLLVSGGSALPEEVQKAFHELGFDLTEGYGLTEAAPVLSVTMPENRLRTGTVGPPLPGVEIRIENPDADGVGEVLAKGPNVMAGYLDDPEATREVLAGGWLRTGDLGRVDEDGHLTLVGRKKDLILDASGKNVYPDELEEIYGASPRIKELSIVGLPDGKGHERVACLCVPAAREDRAKVEEHFARISAELPFGKRVKVLHFWDGDLPKTATRKVKRPLVVAELLRLEKATAAATQLATEPAGSDAWLYDLLADLAQKPRGSVNAQTRLVADLGFDSLLVAELTVALEKAGVKPPPESESATITTAGELARRIEKRGDNGAHERDGTLAQKKDDDIFIPGPVAAAGRAAISFFQKALYGGVFEIDVSGQANVPANGAFLVAANHTSHLDVGLVKIALRDEGTKLASLAARDYFFDNPWKRAWFGNFTNLVPIQRRGSLKESLHTAVRTLELGYHLLIFPEGTRSPDGELQEFKPAIAYLSFAAGADILPVYLEGTHEAMPKGAFLPDPRKRRNLIVRIGPVLRYEELRGATQGLARSAAHKEVTRLVRLSIEALRDGKPPPEIGRPGRLLEASR; translated from the coding sequence TTGAGCCTCGATCTCGAGAGAGCCTTCGCCGGCCACGAGATCCTCATCACCGGCGTCACCGGCTTCCTCGGCAAGGTGGCGCTGACGATGCTGCTCGACCGCTATCCGGACGTGGGCAGGATTTACGTCCTCGTGCGTCCGCGCGCCGGCGGGACGGCCGAAGACCGTTTCTTCGGCAAGGTCGCCGGAACGCAGCCGTTCCGACCGCTGCGCGAACGCCACGGCGACGGCTTCGAGGCCTTCCTGCGAAAGAAATGCGTCGCTCTTGCCGGCGACGTCACCGATTCGATGCTCGGCCTCTCCGAGGAGCAGGTCAAAGAGCTCACCGCCAAGCTGGCGTGCGTGATCAACTCCGCGGGGCTCGTCACCTTCAATCCCTCGCTGGAGCTGGCGGTGCGGGTGAATACCGAGGGGGCACGCAACGCCGCGGAGCTGTGCAAGAGGACGGGCGCGACGCTCGTGCACATCTCCACCTGCTTCGTCGCGGGAACACGTCGCGGCCCGGTGTTCGAGGACGAGCCGTTGATCGGCAGCTATCCGAAGGCGCACGATCTCGACGAGGCGGCGCGCGTCCCCTTCGTCGTCGATGCCGAGCTGAAGGACGTCGACGCCGTCGTGGCGCGGCTGCGCGCGCAGGCGGACGACGGCACTCTCGCCGCGCAGTTTCGCGCCGCGGCCGTCCAGCGGCTCGAGGAAGAAGGGCGGGATCCCGCGGATCAGAAGGCGCTCGGACTCGCCTCCGGTCGCGAGCGGAAACTCTGGCTCGCGCAGCAGCTCGTCCAGGCGGGAATGGAGAGAGCGCGGGCCTGGGGCTGGCCGAACACGTACACGTACACCAAGGCGATGGGCGAGCAGGCCATCGCGGCGAGCGGCTGCCAATACGCGCTGGTGCGCCCCGCCATCGTGGAGAGCGCGCTCCGCTTTCCCTTCCCGGGCTGGAACGAAGGGTTCACGACCTCCGCGCCGCTGGTGTTCATGGGGCTCAAAGGACAGCGGGTCTTTCCCGCGGGACACAAGCTGGTGCTCGACCTGATTCCGGTCGACCTCGTCGCGGCCGGCATCCTCGGCGTCGCGGGAGCGGCGTGCGCGGGGCGGCTGCAGCAACGCGTCTTCCAGCTCGCGTCCGGCGACGTGAACCCCTTCTACGTCCGGCGCTCCGTCGAGCTGGTGGCGCTGTACAAGCGGCGGAAGATGGACGAACGCGTGGCGGAGGGCAAGCGCAGCGCGTTCGAGAACTGGATCGACACCTTCCTCGAGCCGTATCCCGCATCTAAGGAGCTCTACTTCGCATCCAGCGCGCCACTCTTCCGTGCAGCGGCGAAGGGACTGCGCAAGCTGATTGCCGAACGCGGAGCGTCGTGGGGCGCGCCCCGGACCACTGCGCTGCTGGCGCGCGCCGACCAGGCGCTGGAAGGCGTCGACCGCCAGCTCGCAGCGCTGGAGATGACCTGGGACCTCTTCCTGCCGTTCGTCGCCGGGGAACGGTTCATCTTCCAGTGCAAGCACACCCGGCAACTCTGGGCGCAGCTCTCGGAGGACGATCGCGCGAAGCTCCCCTGGGACCCGGAAGCCATCGACTGGCGGCGGTACTGGATGGAAGTCCACATGCGCGGGCTCGAGGAGTGGGTCTTCCCGGGTCTCGAGGAGGAAACCAAGGCGCTCAAGCGCGAGGTGTCCCAGCCCAAGGACCTGCTCGCCCTGCTCGCGGCGGCGCGCCATGCCTTCGGTCCCCGCGTCGCTCTCCGCTTCTACGCCGGCGAGGACAGCGCGAGCGAGCTGGCGCGCACGCGAGACGACCACATCACCTACGACGAGCTGGCCAGGTTCTCCGACCGCGCCGGCCGGGCGCTGCAGTCGGCGGGAATCAAGGCCGGCGATCGCGTCCTGCTCATGTCGGAGAACCGCCCTGAGTGGGCGATGGGCTACTTCGGGATCCTCAAGGCCGGGGCGGCGGCAGCTCCTCTCGATCAAGGCCTCTCCGCGCAGGAGGTGCAGAACTGCGCGGCGGCGGCGAAGGCGCCGCTCCTGCTGGCAAGCCCGAAGGTGGTGGAGCGACTCCGAGCGCTTCCAGGTCTGCGCACGCTCACGTTGCCGGACGTATTGCGCGGGTCCGACGAGGCCGGCTTGCCGCCCCTGCGCAGGAGCGCGGCCGCCGACGACGTCGCCTCGGTGCTCTTCACCAGCGGCACCACCGGGAAGCCCAAGGGCGTCGTGCTCACGCACCGCAACTTCGCCTCGCTGGCCGCGAAGATCGCCGGACTGTTCGATCTGCGCGTTGGCGAGGGCGTCCTCAGCGTGCTGCCGCTGCACCACACCTTCGAGTTTAGTTGTGGCCTGCTGGTCCCCCTGATGCTCGGCGCGGAGATCACCTACCTCGACGAGCTCACCGCGGATCGGCTGTCCGATGCGCTCAACACCGGGCGCATCCACGCGCTGATCGGCGTCCCGGCCCTCTGGCAGCTGCTCCATCGGCGGCTGACGCAGGAGCTGGCCTCGCGTCCCCGGGCGGTGGAAGCCGCGATCCAGGCGGCGATGGCGCTGCACGGAGAGCTGCGCAACCGGACGCCGTTCAACGTCGGCAAGCTCCTCTTCTGGCCCATCCACAACCGCTTCGGAGGCAAGCTCCGTCTGTTGGTCTCCGGCGGCAGCGCGCTGCCGGAGGAGGTGCAGAAGGCGTTCCACGAGTTGGGATTCGATCTCACCGAAGGGTATGGCCTGACGGAAGCCGCGCCAGTGCTGTCAGTGACGATGCCGGAGAACAGGCTGCGCACCGGGACCGTGGGGCCACCGCTGCCCGGCGTCGAGATCCGGATCGAGAACCCGGACGCCGACGGCGTCGGCGAGGTACTCGCAAAGGGCCCGAACGTGATGGCGGGCTATCTCGACGACCCGGAGGCGACGCGCGAGGTGCTGGCCGGCGGCTGGCTGCGCACCGGCGACCTCGGACGGGTCGACGAGGACGGCCACCTGACGCTCGTCGGGCGGAAGAAGGATCTGATCCTCGACGCCAGCGGCAAGAACGTCTACCCCGACGAGCTGGAGGAGATCTACGGCGCCTCGCCGCGGATCAAGGAGCTCTCGATCGTCGGCTTGCCCGACGGCAAAGGCCACGAGCGCGTCGCCTGCCTCTGCGTTCCTGCGGCGCGCGAGGACCGGGCCAAGGTCGAGGAGCATTTCGCCCGCATCTCTGCCGAGCTGCCCTTCGGGAAGCGCGTCAAGGTGCTGCACTTCTGGGACGGAGATCTGCCGAAGACGGCGACGCGGAAGGTGAAGCGCCCGCTGGTCGTGGCCGAGCTGCTCCGGCTCGAGAAAGCGACCGCGGCGGCGACGCAGCTCGCGACCGAGCCGGCAGGGAGCGACGCCTGGCTCTACGATCTGCTCGCCGACCTGGCCCAGAAGCCGCGCGGAAGCGTGAACGCGCAGACGCGCCTCGTCGCCGATCTGGGGTTCGACTCGCTGCTCGTCGCCGAGCTGACCGTGGCTCTGGAGAAGGCCGGGGTCAAGCCGCCGCCGGAGTCGGAGTCCGCCACGATCACCACTGCGGGCGAGCTGGCGCGTCGGATCGAGAAGCGCGGCGACAACGGCGCCCACGAACGTGACGGCACGCTGGCGCAGAAGAAGGACGACGACATCTTCATCCCCGGCCCCGTGGCGGCCGCGGGCCGGGCGGCCATCTCCTTCTTCCAGAAGGCACTCTACGGCGGGGTGTTCGAGATCGACGTGAGCGGCCAGGCGAACGTGCCCGCGAACGGCGCGTTCCTGGTCGCCGCAAACCATACCAGCCATCTCGACGTCGGCCTGGTGAAGATCGCGCTCCGCGACGAGGGCACGAAGCTCGCCTCGCTCGCCGCGCGCGATTACTTCTTCGACAACCCCTGGAAGCGCGCCTGGTTCGGAAATTTCACCAACCTGGTGCCCATCCAGAGGCGCGGCTCGCTGAAGGAATCGCTGCACACGGCGGTGCGCACCCTGGAGCTCGGCTACCACCTGCTCATCTTCCCGGAAGGAACGCGCTCGCCTGACGGCGAGCTGCAGGAGTTCAAGCCCGCCATCGCCTATCTCTCCTTCGCGGCGGGCGCGGACATCCTGCCCGTCTACCTGGAAGGGACGCACGAGGCGATGCCGAAGGGAGCCTTCCTTCCCGATCCGCGCAAGCGCCGCAACCTGATCGTCCGCATCGGGCCGGTGCTCCGCTACGAGGAGCTGCGCGGGGCCACCCAGGGCCTCGCGCGATCGGCGGCGCACAAGGAGGTGACGCGGCTGGTCCGGCTTTCGATCGAGGCGCTGCGCGACGGCAAGCCGCCGCCCGAGATCGGCCGGCCCGGACGCCTGCTGGAGGCTTCCCGATGA
- a CDS encoding NAD-dependent epimerase/dehydratase family protein: protein MKLLVTGATGFLGSTLVPMLREEGHDVRVLVRSGLPFPDAEVVKGDVRDPDSVRRALAGVEGLYHLAGLVSRDPADARKMYDLHVEGTRNLLTGAAHAGLRRIVLASSSGTIGVSRVRRVATEEDDYPIEAVGNWPYYLSKIYEEKIAIEFSRRGLPLVILNPSLLLGPGDARMSSTQDIFRFLMGRIPVMPRGGISFVDVRDAAKAFVAALTRGNVGERHLLGTANWEFTEFFARLGRIAHRPPPLLRMPSPLKIVAAHWMERWARDRGREPDLPASDVEMGECWFFIDSSKSERVLGFHPRDPVETLTDTVHYVRRHFIAKGA from the coding sequence ATGAAGCTGCTGGTGACCGGCGCCACTGGATTCCTCGGATCCACGCTGGTGCCGATGCTGCGCGAGGAAGGACATGACGTGCGCGTCCTCGTGCGCTCCGGCTTGCCATTCCCGGACGCGGAGGTGGTCAAGGGCGACGTCCGCGACCCCGACTCGGTCCGCCGCGCCCTTGCCGGTGTCGAGGGGCTCTATCATCTGGCCGGCCTGGTAAGCCGCGACCCGGCCGACGCGCGCAAGATGTACGATCTGCACGTCGAGGGAACCCGCAACCTCCTCACCGGGGCGGCGCACGCGGGCCTCCGGCGCATCGTCCTCGCCTCCTCGTCCGGCACCATCGGCGTCTCGCGGGTACGGCGGGTGGCGACGGAGGAGGACGACTATCCCATCGAGGCCGTCGGGAATTGGCCCTACTACCTGAGCAAGATCTACGAGGAGAAGATCGCCATCGAGTTCTCGCGGCGCGGCCTTCCCCTGGTGATCCTGAATCCCTCCCTTTTGCTCGGACCCGGCGACGCACGCATGTCTTCCACCCAGGACATCTTCCGGTTCCTGATGGGCCGCATCCCGGTGATGCCGCGGGGAGGCATCTCCTTCGTGGACGTCCGCGACGCCGCGAAGGCCTTCGTCGCCGCGCTCACCCGGGGCAACGTCGGAGAGCGCCACCTTTTGGGCACGGCGAACTGGGAGTTCACCGAATTCTTCGCGAGGCTGGGGCGCATCGCCCATCGGCCGCCGCCGCTCTTGCGCATGCCCTCGCCGCTCAAGATCGTCGCCGCGCACTGGATGGAGAGATGGGCGCGCGATCGGGGCCGCGAGCCCGACCTGCCCGCCAGCGACGTGGAGATGGGCGAGTGCTGGTTCTTCATCGATTCCTCGAAGAGCGAGCGGGTGCTGGGATTCCACCCCCGCGATCCGGTGGAGACGCTGACCGACACCGTGCACTATGTGCGCCGTCACTTCATCGCCAAGGGAGCGTAA
- a CDS encoding histidine phosphatase family protein: MCAVTSSPRERNGVLVSAAPRARFGRRARRLRRAHARCDIAGEDGAGRIHRPRQDPAAVRAGTGRSTQRPRRGRLRGRADRPLAPRGRRRGRVMLLYLARHAQTASSAVDSFNGRGELPLTDHGREQARRLGVRLAGVRFAAVYRSPLGRTAETAALIAPRMKADVLPGLSEIDYGRWEGLTPEQARAIDPAHHAAWVEDPSAVSPPGGETVSQVAERALAALEEIRSRHESSAGPVLAVSHKATLRILAAALTGGPIGKYRIRWAQDECALNVVELRAGKEPFLRLWNDTSHLGADPGATTRSGK, from the coding sequence ATGTGCGCCGTCACTTCATCGCCAAGGGAGCGTAACGGTGTTCTCGTGTCTGCAGCACCACGAGCACGATTCGGCCGCCGAGCGCGACGGCTGCGACGCGCGCATGCACGATGCGATATCGCTGGTGAAGATGGCGCAGGTAGGATTCACCGGCCCCGCCAAGATCCGGCGGCTGTACGAGCCGGGACGGGTCGATCGACGCAACGGCCTCGACGTGGTCGTCTTCGCGGAAGAGCAGATCGTCCCCTGGCACCTCGAGGACGGCGACGAGGAAGGGTAATGCTCCTCTACCTGGCCCGGCACGCGCAGACCGCTTCTTCCGCGGTCGACTCCTTCAACGGGCGCGGCGAGCTGCCCTTGACCGACCATGGCCGGGAGCAGGCGCGACGGCTCGGCGTGCGCCTCGCGGGCGTCAGGTTCGCGGCCGTCTATCGATCGCCGCTCGGGCGTACGGCGGAAACTGCTGCGCTGATCGCTCCGCGGATGAAGGCGGATGTGCTGCCGGGACTCTCGGAGATCGATTACGGCCGGTGGGAAGGGCTCACTCCGGAGCAGGCGCGCGCGATCGACCCGGCGCATCATGCGGCGTGGGTCGAGGATCCCTCCGCGGTCTCACCGCCGGGTGGCGAGACCGTATCCCAGGTCGCCGAGCGGGCCCTCGCGGCGCTGGAAGAGATTCGATCGCGCCACGAGAGCTCGGCCGGTCCCGTGCTGGCGGTCTCCCACAAGGCGACGCTGCGCATCCTCGCAGCCGCGCTCACCGGCGGGCCGATCGGGAAGTACCGGATCCGCTGGGCGCAGGACGAATGCGCGCTGAATGTCGTCGAGCTCCGCGCCGGCAAGGAGCCGTTCCTCCGCCTCTGGAACGACACTTCGCACCTCGGCGCCGATCCGGGGGCGACGACGCGATCCGGCAAATAG
- the mscL gene encoding large conductance mechanosensitive channel protein MscL, whose amino-acid sequence MTTEICGRSIALGITRKPAPHNRVALLSGSCEGVVMMTKTTKEFREFLLKQNAFALAVGVIIGAAIGKVVSGIVEDVLMPVIGLVLPGGEWRNAQLVLSGQNAIKYGDLVGRIFDFLVVALVVFLLTKAFLEKPAAAPSTKSCPECLEPIPLEARKCRACASPVK is encoded by the coding sequence ATGACGACGGAAATCTGCGGTCGATCCATCGCGCTGGGGATAACACGCAAACCTGCCCCTCACAACCGCGTTGCTCTGCTTTCCGGGTCGTGCGAAGGGGTCGTCATGATGACCAAGACTACGAAGGAATTTCGCGAGTTCCTCCTCAAGCAGAACGCGTTCGCCCTGGCCGTCGGCGTGATCATCGGTGCCGCCATCGGGAAGGTCGTCTCCGGGATTGTCGAGGACGTGTTGATGCCCGTCATCGGCCTGGTACTGCCGGGCGGCGAATGGCGGAACGCGCAGCTCGTCCTTTCCGGGCAGAACGCGATCAAGTACGGCGACCTGGTGGGCCGCATCTTCGACTTTCTCGTCGTCGCGCTCGTCGTCTTCCTCCTCACCAAGGCCTTCCTGGAGAAACCGGCGGCGGCGCCCTCGACGAAGAGCTGCCCGGAGTGCCTGGAGCCGATTCCGCTCGAGGCGCGAAAGTGCCGCGCCTGCGCGTCGCCCGTGAAATAA
- a CDS encoding glycosyltransferase family 2 protein, producing the protein MDRPQISVVIPLFNEEENVRALLEELFAELTKLGRSFEVICVDDGSRDRTFQELSRIAAERRELRVIRFRLNFGQTAAMSAGIEAARGDVIVPMDGDLQNDPADIGKLLTKLDTGFDVVSGWRKNRQDRELGRKLPSRIANRLISAISGVRLHDYGCSLKAYRRDVLRDVKLYGEMHRFIPIYASWQGARVSEMVVNHRARRAGRSKYGLSRTFKVVLDLMVVKFLASFATKPVYVFGGFGLLSFACAAVAFLWALYYKVAGLKDFVETPLPLVTVMFTLVGALSLLMGLLAELVVRTYYESQDKRPYLIAEELNRPEKPLPRAVGH; encoded by the coding sequence ATGGATCGACCGCAGATTTCCGTCGTCATTCCGCTGTTCAACGAGGAGGAGAACGTCAGGGCGCTGCTCGAGGAGCTCTTCGCCGAGCTGACGAAGCTCGGGCGCAGCTTCGAAGTAATCTGCGTCGACGACGGCTCCCGCGATCGGACGTTCCAGGAGCTGTCGCGCATCGCCGCCGAACGTCGCGAGCTGCGCGTCATCCGCTTCAGGCTGAACTTCGGACAGACCGCCGCGATGAGCGCCGGGATCGAGGCGGCCCGCGGCGACGTGATCGTGCCGATGGACGGCGATCTGCAGAACGACCCGGCGGACATCGGGAAGCTGCTCACCAAGCTCGATACCGGATTCGACGTCGTCTCCGGCTGGCGGAAGAACCGCCAGGACCGGGAGCTCGGACGCAAGCTTCCCAGCCGCATCGCGAACCGGCTGATCTCGGCGATCTCGGGGGTGCGCCTGCACGACTACGGCTGCTCGCTCAAGGCGTACCGCCGCGACGTGCTCCGGGACGTCAAGCTGTACGGAGAGATGCACCGGTTCATTCCCATCTATGCTTCCTGGCAAGGCGCGCGCGTGAGCGAGATGGTGGTGAACCACCGCGCCCGCCGCGCGGGCCGGTCGAAGTACGGGCTCTCGCGCACGTTCAAGGTGGTGCTCGACTTGATGGTGGTGAAGTTCCTCGCCAGCTTCGCCACCAAGCCGGTGTACGTCTTCGGAGGTTTCGGGCTCCTCTCCTTCGCCTGCGCCGCGGTGGCGTTCCTTTGGGCGCTTTACTACAAGGTCGCGGGGCTGAAGGACTTCGTCGAGACGCCGCTGCCCCTCGTGACGGTGATGTTTACGCTCGTCGGCGCCCTCAGCCTTCTGATGGGGCTGCTCGCCGAGCTGGTGGTGCGCACCTATTACGAGTCGCAGGACAAACGACCCTATCTCATCGCCGAGGAGCTGAACCGGCCGGAAAAGCCGCTGCCCAGGGCCGTGGGGCACTGA